The proteins below are encoded in one region of Silene latifolia isolate original U9 population chromosome 2, ASM4854445v1, whole genome shotgun sequence:
- the LOC141630796 gene encoding uncharacterized protein LOC141630796 isoform X1, with product MKMDADHVPIFFDESFRKLNAGTIESHPNPTCLEQIELALLYENAPAFVELINNLPSHLLHEELNLILMKIVLWDSGKCAAAVLDGQTKITEIPLATSLLSQLHPAAASNAPKITALLLQRGISADVRCDYDSPASVGKLKNVLPLHVVMARLRSQVLCDNTEQESPARMLVRLCQPHYRRTLETVRLIALNTTEVKREFFNYLKEGKLIEVGALLLVAKSQVLLSPSTTAKGEGEEEGEFRSISEICDSAFVTELTINNEMRTLTLLEIFDKIGDKLAALVRLDFTQTCLAKCSTLLAASLIQNAGPFLVEGLFYHYSYTRSEAESYFLKGAIYACENAIRTSDMLPNWVKEAALTGLGVKSGSISRLTYPFLAETLPYVNTTVLFASPMLQNMPLLHHLLNKTAPFLGIIKRVFRHP from the exons ATGAAGATGGATGCGGATCATGTG CCAATATTTTTTGATGAATCGTTTCGGAAACTTAATGCCGGGACTATCGAATCTCATCCAAATCCAACCTGTCTCGAACAAATCGAATTAGCCTTATTATACGAAAATGCACCTGCTTTCGTCGAATTGATCAATAACTTACCATCTCATCTTCTCCATGAAGAGTTAAATTTGATATTGATGAAAATAGTTTTGTGGGATTCTGGCAAATGTGCTGCTGCTGTTCTTGACGGACAAACTAAAATAACTGAAATACCTCTTGCCACGTCTTTGCTTTCGCAACTGCATCCGGCCGCTGCATCCAATGCTCCTAAGATTACCGCTTTACTGCTTCAAAGGGGAATTTCGGCTGATGTTAGATGCGACTATGATTCCCCGGCTTCTGTTGGGAAGTTAAAAAACGTGCTCCCACTACATGTCGTTATGGCACGCCTGCG ATCTCAGGTATTGTGCGACAATACTGAGCAAGAATCTCCCGCCCGAATGCTTGTTAGACTTTGTCAACCACAT TATCGACGGACGTTGGAGACTGTTAGATTAATTGCGCTAAACACGACAGAAGTCAAGCGTGAGTTCTTTAACTACTTAAAGGAAGGAAAATTGATTGAGGTTGGTGCTTTGCTATTAGTAGCCAAGTCTCAGGTATTATTGTCTCCATCAACAACCGctaaaggagaaggagaagaagaaggagAATTCAGAAGCATCTCCGAGATATGTGATTCAGCCTTCGTTACCGAGCTTACAATAAACAACGAGATGAGGACACTAACATTACTCGAGATATTTGACAAGATTGGTGACAAGCTTGCAGCGCTTGTACGGCTTGATTTCACGCAAACTTGT TTAGCCAAATGTTCAACGCTGCTGGCTGCGTCCCTTATTCAGAATGCTGGGCCATTTCTTGTGGAGGGTTTATTCTATCACTATTCTTATACCAG GAGTGAAGCTGAGTCTTATTTTTTGAAGGGGGCCATTTATGCATGCGAAAACGCAATTCGTACTTCA GACATGTTGCCGAATTGGGTAAAAGAAGCagcattgacgggtttaggtgtCAAGTCTGGCAGCATTTCTCGTCTTACTTATCCTTTTTTAGCCGAGACTCTGCCATATGTGAATACTACTGTCTTATTTGCATCTCCAATGTTGCAAAATATGCCGCTGCTACATCATCTCCTCAACAAGACTGCTCCTTTTCTAGGAATCATAAAAAGGGTGTTTAGGCACCCATAA
- the LOC141630796 gene encoding uncharacterized protein LOC141630796 isoform X2 — translation MKMDADHVPIFFDESFRKLNAGTIESHPNPTCLEQIELALLYENAPAFVELINNLPSHLLHEELNLILMKIVLWDSGKCAAAVLDGQTKITEIPLATSLLSQLHPAAASNAPKITALLLQRGISADVRCDYDSPASVGKLKNVLPLHVVMARLRSQVLCDNTEQESPARMLVRLCQPHYRRTLETVRLIALNTTEVKREFFNYLKEGKLIEVGALLLVAKSQVLLSPSTTAKGEGEEEGEFRSISEICDSAFVTELTINNEMRTLTLLEIFDKIGDKLAALVRLDFTQTCLAKCSTLLAASLIQNAGPFLVEGLFYHYSYTRSEAESYFLKGAIYACENAIRTSPVLPHPQVASSGEWRTPEVGEIKINTDAALFDDGTMGLGI, via the exons ATGAAGATGGATGCGGATCATGTG CCAATATTTTTTGATGAATCGTTTCGGAAACTTAATGCCGGGACTATCGAATCTCATCCAAATCCAACCTGTCTCGAACAAATCGAATTAGCCTTATTATACGAAAATGCACCTGCTTTCGTCGAATTGATCAATAACTTACCATCTCATCTTCTCCATGAAGAGTTAAATTTGATATTGATGAAAATAGTTTTGTGGGATTCTGGCAAATGTGCTGCTGCTGTTCTTGACGGACAAACTAAAATAACTGAAATACCTCTTGCCACGTCTTTGCTTTCGCAACTGCATCCGGCCGCTGCATCCAATGCTCCTAAGATTACCGCTTTACTGCTTCAAAGGGGAATTTCGGCTGATGTTAGATGCGACTATGATTCCCCGGCTTCTGTTGGGAAGTTAAAAAACGTGCTCCCACTACATGTCGTTATGGCACGCCTGCG ATCTCAGGTATTGTGCGACAATACTGAGCAAGAATCTCCCGCCCGAATGCTTGTTAGACTTTGTCAACCACAT TATCGACGGACGTTGGAGACTGTTAGATTAATTGCGCTAAACACGACAGAAGTCAAGCGTGAGTTCTTTAACTACTTAAAGGAAGGAAAATTGATTGAGGTTGGTGCTTTGCTATTAGTAGCCAAGTCTCAGGTATTATTGTCTCCATCAACAACCGctaaaggagaaggagaagaagaaggagAATTCAGAAGCATCTCCGAGATATGTGATTCAGCCTTCGTTACCGAGCTTACAATAAACAACGAGATGAGGACACTAACATTACTCGAGATATTTGACAAGATTGGTGACAAGCTTGCAGCGCTTGTACGGCTTGATTTCACGCAAACTTGT TTAGCCAAATGTTCAACGCTGCTGGCTGCGTCCCTTATTCAGAATGCTGGGCCATTTCTTGTGGAGGGTTTATTCTATCACTATTCTTATACCAG GAGTGAAGCTGAGTCTTATTTTTTGAAGGGGGCCATTTATGCATGCGAAAACGCAATTCGTACTTCA CCGGTACTACCACATCCACAGGTTGCATCAAGTGGTGAGTGGAGGACTCCGGAGGTGGGCGAGATTAAGATTAACACGGATGCCGCTCTCTTTGATGATGGAACGATGGGGTTAGGGATATAG
- the LOC141643160 gene encoding protein ABA DEFICIENT 4, chloroplastic-like isoform X1, with protein MALSCCFAYPHITPKIHSHSLMRIHHRKIKLDTSFTLRSQSTAIVKHNWCFLGGLRIIVRPGVEKCILSRKSSGVCCSWLSNSQIASSVFTLGTAAVLPFYTLMLAAPKAELTKKTMKSSLPYVVLGLLYSYLLWLSWTPDTIRLMFASKYWLPELQGIAKMFSSEMTLASAWIHLLVVDLFAARQVYQDGLVNKVETRHSVSFCLLFCPIGIISHAITKKIVCHSENCKYNDGGLV; from the exons ATGGCCTTATCTTGTTGCTTTGCTTATCCTCACATCACCCCAAAG attcATAGTCATAGCCTAATGCGCATACACCATCGTAAGATTAAATTGGATACGAGTTTCACTCTCCGATCGCAGAGTACAGCAATTGTAAAGCATAACTGGTGTTTCCTGGGAGGTCTTAGAATCATAGTTAGACCTGGTGTGGAGAAATGCATTCTATCGCGGAAGTCTTCAGGAGTTTGTTGTTCAT GGTTGTCAAATTCGCAAATTGCTAGTAGTGTATTCACCTTAGGGACTGCAGCCGTCCTCCCCTTTTATACTCTCATGCTAGCCGCTCCAAAAGCTGAACTA ACTAAGAAAACAATGAAAAGTAGCCTACCATACGTAGTGCTTGGACTACTGTACTCGTATCTTCTGTGGCTTTCATGGACACCGGACACCATACGCTTGATGTTTGCCAGTAAATACTGGTTGCCTGAG CTCCAGGGTATTGCGAAAATGTTCTCAAGTGAGATGACTCTAGCATCTGCTTGGATTCATTTGTTGGTGGTCGATCTCTTTGCGGCAAG GCAAGTTTATCAGGATGGTCTGGTGAATAAAGTTGAAACCCGACATTCGGTCTCCTTCTGCTTGCTTTTCTGTCCTATAGGAATCATCAGCCACGCGATTACTAAGAAAATAGTTTGTCATTCAGAGAATTGTAAATACAATGATGGCGGCCTTGTGTAA
- the LOC141643160 gene encoding protein ABA DEFICIENT 4, chloroplastic-like isoform X2 yields the protein MALSCCFAYPHITPKSTAIVKHNWCFLGGLRIIVRPGVEKCILSRKSSGVCCSWLSNSQIASSVFTLGTAAVLPFYTLMLAAPKAELTKKTMKSSLPYVVLGLLYSYLLWLSWTPDTIRLMFASKYWLPELQGIAKMFSSEMTLASAWIHLLVVDLFAARQVYQDGLVNKVETRHSVSFCLLFCPIGIISHAITKKIVCHSENCKYNDGGLV from the exons ATGGCCTTATCTTGTTGCTTTGCTTATCCTCACATCACCCCAAAG AGTACAGCAATTGTAAAGCATAACTGGTGTTTCCTGGGAGGTCTTAGAATCATAGTTAGACCTGGTGTGGAGAAATGCATTCTATCGCGGAAGTCTTCAGGAGTTTGTTGTTCAT GGTTGTCAAATTCGCAAATTGCTAGTAGTGTATTCACCTTAGGGACTGCAGCCGTCCTCCCCTTTTATACTCTCATGCTAGCCGCTCCAAAAGCTGAACTA ACTAAGAAAACAATGAAAAGTAGCCTACCATACGTAGTGCTTGGACTACTGTACTCGTATCTTCTGTGGCTTTCATGGACACCGGACACCATACGCTTGATGTTTGCCAGTAAATACTGGTTGCCTGAG CTCCAGGGTATTGCGAAAATGTTCTCAAGTGAGATGACTCTAGCATCTGCTTGGATTCATTTGTTGGTGGTCGATCTCTTTGCGGCAAG GCAAGTTTATCAGGATGGTCTGGTGAATAAAGTTGAAACCCGACATTCGGTCTCCTTCTGCTTGCTTTTCTGTCCTATAGGAATCATCAGCCACGCGATTACTAAGAAAATAGTTTGTCATTCAGAGAATTGTAAATACAATGATGGCGGCCTTGTGTAA